A window of the Vibrio pomeroyi genome harbors these coding sequences:
- the lpdA gene encoding dihydrolipoyl dehydrogenase produces the protein MSKEIKAQVVVLGSGPAGYSAAFRCADLGLETVLVERYSTLGGVCLNVGCIPSKALLHVSKVIEEAKAMAEHGVVFGEPQTDISKIRIWKEKVVDQLTGGLGGMAKMRNVTVVNGFGKFTGPNSILVEGEGEATTVNFDNAIIAAGSRPIKLPFIPHEDPRIWDSTDALELNEVPEKLLIMGGGIIGLEMGTVYHSLGSKVDVVEMFDQVIPAADKDIVKVFTKRIKNKFKLMLETKVTAVEAKEDGIYVSMEGKKAPAEAERYDAVLVAIGRVPNGALIDAEKAGIEVDERGFINVDKQMRTNVPHIHAIGDVVGQPMLAHKGVHEGHVAAEVISGKKHYFDPKVIPSIAYTEPEVAWVGKTEKEAKAEGLNYEVATFPWAASGRAIASDCADGMTKMIFDKDTHRVIGGAVVGTNGGELLGEIGLAIEMGCDAEDIALTIHAHPTLHESVGLAAEVFEGSITDLPNKKAVKKKK, from the coding sequence TAGGTCTAGAAACAGTACTAGTTGAACGTTACAGCACTCTTGGTGGTGTATGTCTAAACGTTGGTTGTATTCCATCAAAAGCACTTCTTCACGTTTCTAAAGTAATCGAAGAAGCTAAAGCGATGGCAGAGCACGGCGTTGTATTCGGCGAGCCACAAACGGACATCAGCAAGATCCGTATCTGGAAAGAAAAAGTAGTAGACCAACTAACTGGCGGTCTTGGCGGTATGGCTAAGATGCGTAACGTAACTGTTGTTAACGGTTTCGGTAAGTTCACAGGTCCTAACAGCATTCTTGTTGAAGGCGAAGGCGAAGCAACAACTGTTAACTTCGACAACGCAATCATCGCTGCGGGTTCTCGTCCAATCAAGCTTCCTTTCATCCCACATGAAGACCCACGTATTTGGGATTCTACGGATGCACTTGAGCTAAACGAAGTTCCTGAAAAACTGCTTATCATGGGCGGTGGTATCATCGGTCTTGAAATGGGTACGGTTTACCACTCTCTAGGTTCTAAAGTAGACGTAGTTGAGATGTTCGACCAAGTTATCCCTGCTGCGGATAAAGACATCGTTAAAGTCTTCACTAAGCGCATTAAGAACAAGTTCAAGCTAATGCTTGAAACTAAAGTTACAGCTGTTGAAGCGAAAGAAGACGGTATCTACGTTTCAATGGAAGGCAAAAAAGCACCAGCTGAAGCTGAGCGCTACGATGCTGTTCTTGTTGCTATCGGTCGTGTTCCAAACGGTGCACTTATCGACGCTGAAAAAGCAGGTATCGAAGTTGATGAGCGCGGTTTCATCAACGTTGATAAGCAAATGCGTACAAACGTTCCTCACATCCACGCGATCGGTGACGTTGTTGGCCAACCAATGCTTGCTCACAAAGGTGTGCATGAAGGTCACGTAGCTGCTGAAGTTATCTCTGGTAAGAAGCACTACTTCGACCCTAAAGTAATCCCATCAATTGCGTACACTGAGCCAGAAGTTGCTTGGGTAGGTAAGACTGAGAAAGAAGCGAAAGCGGAAGGCCTGAACTACGAAGTTGCGACTTTCCCTTGGGCTGCTTCTGGTCGTGCAATCGCTTCTGACTGTGCAGACGGTATGACTAAGATGATCTTCGATAAAGATACTCATCGCGTAATCGGTGGTGCTGTTGTTGGTACTAACGGTGGTGAGCTTCTTGGTGAAATCGGTCTAGCAATCGAAATGGGTTGTGACGCAGAAGATATCGCTCTTACTATCCACGCTCACCCAACTCTACACGAGTCTGTTGGTCTAGCTGCGGAAGTATTCGAAGGTTCAATCACTGATCTTCCAAACAAAAAAGCAGTGAAAAAGAAGAAGTAA